Proteins from a genomic interval of Sugiyamaella lignohabitans strain CBS 10342 chromosome C, complete sequence:
- the AMD2 gene encoding Amd2p (Putative amidase; GO_component: GO:0005575 - cellular_component [Evidence ND]; GO_function: GO:0004040 - amidase activity [Evidence IEA]; GO_function: GO:0004040 - amidase activity [Evidence ISS] [PMID 2263500]; GO_function: GO:0016884 - carbon-nitrogen ligase activity, with glutamine as amido-N-donor [Evidence IEA]; GO_function: GO:0016787 - hydrolase activity [Evidence IEA]; GO_function: GO:0016811 - hydrolase activity, acting on carbon-nitrogen (but not peptide) bonds, in linear amides [Evidence IEA]; GO_process: GO:0008150 - biological_process [Evidence ND]; GO_process: GO:0008152 - metabolic process [Evidence IEA,IEA,IEA]), whose amino-acid sequence MSEENWELVAKQKRHSVRAEIPSKWILDSIPSADEEPNTLEYLDKIVTKKTLSITSKTMRELIKQISSGELTSLEVTEAFCERAAYAHQILSCCSEIFFDRALETAKKLDAYYKETGKVVGPLHGIPVSLKDQVNLEGIETSIGYVSHLGKPATKDDESVIAHLLRDAGAVFYVKTTVPMAMMAGDTHSNIWGYTYNSINRHLSAGGSSGGEGALIGSHGSLIGLGTDIGGSIRIPAAFNHLFGLRPSHGRIPYLNVTNSYSGQSVIPSVIGPLAKDLDDLEVFTKIIVDAESWNQDPKVVPIPWRHVSLENKLSFGVMRWDGVIHPNPPVNRAIEMTITALIKAGHEVIDWEPQGHAEILQVTGNIYNADGYKEILDTCEISGEPSLVQKEGLVARTLNEHWSDADDKYRIQKRYMDYWNETSKRTFNGKPVSAWILPAWESASFKPYTPDALSTYMATINLLDYSAVTVPVTYVDKNVDTPYPDFVPANKIDKDVHEWYDPVSFDGAPVGVQVVTRRLEEEKAIAIARVLRDCLA is encoded by the coding sequence ATGAGTGAAGAGAATTGGGAATTAGTTGCTAAACAGAAGCGCCACTCTGTCCGGGCCGAGATCCCCTCGAAATGGATACTGGATAGCATTCCAAGTGCCGATGAAGAGCCGAATACTTTGGAGTATTTGGACAAGATAGTTACGAAAAAGACGTTATCAATTACCAGCAAGACAATGAGGGAGTTGATTAAACAGATTTCTAGTGGAGAGTTGACATCTTTGGAAGTTACCGAGGCATTCTGTGAACGTGCTGCTTACGCCCACCAGATCCTCAGTTGCTGCTCCGAAATCTTCTTTGATAGAGCGCTTGAGACTGCAAAGAAACTGGACGCTTATTATAAAGAGACAGGAAAAGTCGTTGGCCCTTTACATGGTATTCCGGTGTCTTTGAAAGATCAGGTCAATTTAGAGGGAATTGAGACGTCTATTGGATATGTTAGTCATCTTGGAAAGCCAGCTACCAAGGACGATGAGTCGGTTATTGCGCACTTACTCAGAGATGCCGGTGCTGTATTTTACGTTAAGACAACAGTTCCAATGGCTATGATGGCTGGTGATACTCATAGCAATATTTGGGGGTACACTTATAATTCTATTAACAGACATTTGagtgctggtggtagttCGGGCGGTGAGGGTGCTTTGATAGGCAGTCATGGCAGTTTGATTGGATTGGGTACTGATATTGGTGGATCGATCCGTATTCCAGCGGCCTTTAATCACCTGTTCGGACTTCGACCCTCTCACGGAAGGATTCCGTATTTGAATGTAACGAACTCGTACTCGGGTCAATCGGTTATCCCGTCTGTTATTGGTCCTCTTGCAAAGGATCTTGATGACTTGGAGGTATTTACAAAAATTATCGTAGACGCCGAGTCGTGGAATCAGGATCCCAAGGTGGTTCCAATTCCTTGGAGACATGTGTCACTTGAGAACAAATTAAGTTTTGGTGTCATGAGATGGGATGGTGTTATACATCCTAATCCTCCGGTTAACCGAGCTATTGAGATGACCATTACTGCACTAATCAAGGCTGGTCATGAAGTAATTGACTGGGAACCCCAGGGACATGCAGAGATCTTGCAAGTCACTGGCAATATTTATAACGCAGATGGATACAAGGAAATCCTCGATACTTGTGAAATCAGTGGTGAGCCTTCTCTGGTTCAAAAAGAGGGACTTGTTGCAAGAACTCTTAATGAGCACTGGTCTGATGCCGACGACAAGTATAGAATCCAGAAGAGATACATGGACTACTGGAACGAAACGAGCAAGCGTACATTCAATGGCAAGCCGGTTTCAGCCTGGATCCTGCCCGCTTGGGAATCTGCTTCATTCAAACCTTATACGCCGGATGCTCTCAGCACTTATATGGCAACGATAAATCTGTTAGATTACTCTGCCGTTACTGTTCCTGTGACATATGTCGACAAGAATGTGGACACACCATATCCAGATTTTGTGCCTGCCAATAAAATTGACAAAGATGTCCATGAATGGTATGATCCAGTCTCATTTGACGGAGCGCCAGTGGGTGTCCAGGTGGTAACGAGGCGTTtggaggaggagaaggCTATTGCCATTGCGCGGGTTTTGCGTGACTGCTTGGCATAA
- the OSH3 gene encoding oxysterol-binding protein related protein OSH3 (Member of an oxysterol-binding protein family; this family has seven members in S. cerevisiae; family members have overlapping, redundant functions in sterol metabolism and collectively perform a function essential for viability; GO_component: GO:0032541 - cortical endoplasmic reticulum [Evidence IDA] [PMID 20008566]; GO_component: GO:0005737 - cytoplasm [Evidence IEA,IEA]; GO_component: GO:0005737 - cytoplasm [Evidence IDA] [PMID 11408574]; GO_component: GO:0016021 - integral component of membrane [Evidence IEA]; GO_function: GO:0005545 - 1-phosphatidylinositol binding [Evidence ISS] [PMID 11238399]; GO_function: GO:0008289 - lipid binding [Evidence IEA]; GO_function: GO:0008289 - lipid binding [Evidence IDA] [PMID 20008566]; GO_function: GO:0008142 - oxysterol binding [Evidence ISS] [PMID 11238399]; GO_function: GO:0015248 - sterol transporter activity [Evidence IDA] [PMID 20008566]; GO_process: GO:0035621 - ER to Golgi ceramide transport [Evidence IMP] [PMID 24213531]; GO_process: GO:0006897 - endocytosis [Evidence IGI] [PMID 15173322]; GO_process: GO:0006887 - exocytosis [Evidence IGI] [PMID 17004323]; GO_process: GO:0001403 - invasive growth in response to glucose limitation [Evidence IGI] [PMID 12054531]; GO_process: GO:0000742 - karyogamy involved in conjugation with cellular fusion [Evidence IGI] [PMID 12054531]; GO_process: GO:0006869 - lipid transport [Evidence IEA]; GO_process: GO:0030011 - maintenance of cell polarity [Evidence IGI] [PMID 17004323]; GO_process: GO:0010922 - positive regulation of phosphatase activity [Evidence IDA] [PMID 21295699]; GO_process: GO:0007124 - pseudohyphal growth [Evidence IMP] [PMID 12054531]; GO_process: GO:0007124 - pseudohyphal growth [Evidence IMP] [PMID 17082746]; GO_process: GO:0015918 - sterol transport [Evidence IGI,IMP] [PMID 16585271]; GO_process: GO:0015918 - sterol transport [Evidence IDA] [PMID 20008566]; GO_process: GO:0006810 - transport [Evidence IEA,IEA]) — translation MESLEIHSKSFLIKWVNAPSNSTISWKVKPTKRSVNFGLCRHSGDSTTSLTSIGDGSRRSTSSASGVTFEEKLANSGLDKVAWHGRCEPGELLEGNYYVADHAGGMYALVFDNMFSKTTAKRVLFSQHIEQLGFNFSETSSIVTGSTLNSSAPQTPQTPSNGSLTPSMGTVPVGGGQGRSGSVSTVMSRRLSIYANPSAAAAAIAAASASASVSGSSSAPAGSVSGTDSSAQSIHTVGPSANGSFVNGKIANSSTGAPPLPLEQLSNNSNSNINIGQSNISNGNGNGHDNGRRRSSHTASSAQTPQTSHRVESDLAGFTNPAASSSGHSNSHPRPTWVSTDRYMSGTILKKRRKKLQGYGRRYFVLDRKYQLLNYYLHERSSLLRGSMPIKLCDISAIESTREIVIDSGMEVWSLKAESNYDWKAWVSELDAISRSSDSPYTTTNTASTGGMSSGGLVPTHLATDETTWNTITSLVKKLESSSDLAQALVHSPSSTGAIPQLQRRPSFWKRKSSVKSTTPSSSTPVASTAATSSSEDLSTTLNNNNNNSNPSSPDLAPQPNVQQPDPRIQELSTQLSSLVAEFQLLLAKQNNLASATSAGSTSAPLTVSGAATPSRRSMDVTSIFSADDQFFDASETFGGGVHYVDYNDSDYEGEDEIYDDADSEEEAEKGNITADTSSIRRDRRSLIAESSIVDDEVSRDLYPLPLEKVPRRRDIIEAKSSPPSMLGLLRKNVGKDLSTITMPVSCNEPLTILQKLSEIVEYSELLDRAAASINEEERALLVATFAVSYVASQRSKERALRKPFNPLLGETFELVREDKGFRLLAEKVSHRPPIMAIQVESADWTLQYTAQPHQKYWGKSIELTDSGPVRIRFHKNGDVFEYLQPSTFLRNIIAGTKYVEPVGSVTVESSRGGTAVIEYKAGGMFSGTSEEVSIKAFDASGNLWPVSYEGKWTDHITSTGNGKEIIWKVGNLVPKAQKKYGFTEFAASLNEITSIEDGHSAPTDSRLRPDQRCYEEGAIDKAETLKLDLEEKQRQRRKIMEEKGIEWEPTFFDKPASSDPQYFTLKSGDSSYWSRRKAHNWEGLTKLW, via the coding sequence ATGGAATCGTTAGAAATCCATTCAAAATCGTTTCTGATCAAATGGGTGAATGCTCCTAGTAATTCGACTATTTCGTGGAAGGTCAAACCGACCAAACGAAGTGTCAATTTCGGATTGTGTCGTCATTCAGGAGATTCTACTACGTCATTGACCTCGATTGGCGATGGGAGTAGACGGTCTACTTCGTCTGCTTCAGGAGTGACTTTTGAAGAGAAGTTGGCGAATTCTGGTCTGGATAAAGTTGCTTGGCATGGTAGATGTGAACCTGGTGAGTTATTGGAAGGCAATTATTATGTTGCTGACCatgctggtggtatgtATGCACTTGTGTTTGACAACATGTTCTCCAAAACTACTGCCAAGAGAGTTCTGTTTAGTCAACATATCGAACAATTGGGCTTCAACTTCTCAGAGACTTCAAGCATTGTAACAGGTTCCACATTGAACTCGTCGGCTCCTCAGACTCCTCAGACTCCTTCAAATGGATCTTTAACCCCGAGTATGGGTACTGTTCCagtgggtggtggtcaAGGTAGATCCGGTTCAGTATCTACAGTTATGTCTAGAAGATTATCAATCTATGCTAATCCTagtgctgccgctgctgctattgctgctgcctctgcttctgccagtgtatctggttcttcttcagctcctGCTGGTTCTGTCAGTGGAACCGACTCATCTGCTCAGTCTATTCATACTGTGGGTCCATCTGCAAACGGTTCGTTTGTAAATGGTAAAATAGCTAATTCTTCCACTGGTGCACCTCCTTTGCCTTTAGAACAGCTGTCAAACAACTCGAATTccaatattaatattggTCAATCGAACATttccaatggcaatggcaatggccATGATAATGGTAGACGACGGTCTTCTCATACAGCCAGCTCGGCACAAACTCCACAAACGTCACATCGCGTTGAATCCGATTTAGCTGGGTTTACGAACCCTGCAGCTAGTTCTTCTGGCCATTCAAATTCACATCCTCGTCCCACTTGGGTCAGTACTGACCGATATATGTCAGGTACTATTCTTAAGAAGCGTCGTAAGAAGCTTCAAGGATATGGTCGTAGATACTTTGTGCTCGATCGTAAATACCAGCTTCTCAACTATTATCTCCATGAACGATCATCTCTTCTGCGAGGATCAATGCCTATTAAGTTGTGTGATATTTCCGCTATTGAAAGTACCCGTGAAATAGTCATTGATTCTGGTATGGAAGTATGGAGTTTGAAAGCCGAGTCTAATTACGACTGGAAAGCATGGGTTTCTGAACTTGATGCTATCAGTCGATCTTCTGATAGCCCCTATACAACCACCAACACGGCATCCACTGGGGGAATGTCGTCGGGTGGGTTAGTACCCACCCATCTAGCTACTGATGAAACCACCTGGAACACCATTACTTCACTTGTGAAAAAACTCGAGTCGTCAAGTGATCTTGCTCAGGCTTTGGTTCACAGTCCATCGTCAACAGGTGCTATACCTCAACTCCAACGTAGACCCTCGTTCTGGAAACGAAAGAGTTCGGTCAAATCAACTACACCCAGCTCGTCTACTCCAGTTGCTTCGACTGCTGCCACTAGCAGTTCAGAAGACTTATCAACCACCTTgaacaacaataacaacaattCCAACCCGTCATCGCCAGATCTTGCTCCACAACCCAATGTCCAGCAGCCAGACCCGCGAATCCAGGAATTGTCGACCCAATTGTCTTCTCTAGTAGCCGAATTCCAACTTCTACTCGCTAAACAAAACAATCTTGCCAGTGCTACCAGTGCTGGAAGTACCAGTGCTCCATTAACTGTttcaggtgctgctacGCCATCAAGACGATCAATGGATGTGACTAGTATTTTCTCTGCTGATGACCAATTCTTTGATGCATCCGAGACATTTGGCGGTGGTGTTCACTATGTCGATTACAATGACAGCGACTACGAAGGCGAAGATGAGATCTACGACGAtgctgattctgaagaagaggcgGAAAAAGGTAATATCACAGccgacaccagcagcattcGTCGCGATCGCCGAAGCTTGATTGCTGAATCGTCTATAGTTGACGATGAAGTGTCGCGAGATTTGTATCCTCTGCCACTAGAAAAGGTTCCCAGACGACGCGATATAATTGAAGCTAAATCAAGTCCACCTAGCATGCTCGGTCTGTTGCGAAAGAATGTTGGCAAGGATTTGTCGACTATCACCATGCCAGTCTCCTGTAACGAACCATTGACCATTCTTCAAAAACTTTCGGAAATTGTCGAGTACTCTGAACTCCTCGACagagcagctgcttctattaatgaagaagagcgTGCCTTGCTGGTTGCTACATTTGCTGTGTCATATGTTGCAAGTCAGCGATCCAAGGAACGAGCTTTGCGTAAACCATTCAACCCTCTACTCGGAGAAACCTTTGAACTCGTACGAGAAGATAAAGGATTCAGATTACTCGCCGAGAAAGTCTCGCACCGACCTCCCATCATGGCCATTCAAGTAGAGTCTGCcgactggaccctgcaaTATACAGCACAACCACATCAAAAATACTGGGGAAAGAGTATAGAACTGACCGACAGTGGTCCAGTACGTATTCGATTCCACAAAAATGGCGATGTGTTTGAATACTTACAACCATCGACCTTCCTTCGAAACATCATTGCCGGTACCAAGTACGTTGAACCTGTAGGCTCAGTCACGGTAGAATCATCGCGTGGCGGCACTGCTGTTATAGAGTACAAAGCAGGGGGTATGTTTTCAGGCACCTCTGAAGAAGTATCTATCAAAGCTTTCGACGCATCAGGAAACCTGTGGCCAGTGAGCTACGAAGGTAAATGGACTGACCACATCACGTCGACTGGCAACGGTAAAGAAATCATCTGGAAAGTGGGCAACCTCGTCCCCAAGGCACAAAAGAAGTACGGATTCACCGAGTTTGCAGCGTCGCTCAACgaaatcaccagcatcgAAGACGGCCACTCGGCACCCACCGACAGCCGACTGCGTCCCGACCAACGATGCTACGAAGAAGGCGCCATCGATAAAGCCGAGACGCTCAAACTCGACCTCGAAGAAAAGCAGCGCCAACGTCGCAAAATCATGGAAGAAAAGGGTATAGAATGGGAACCCACCTTCTTCGACAAACCGGCCTCGTCCGACCCGCAATATTTCACCCTCAAATCCGGCGACTCCAGCTACTGGTCTCGCCGCAAAGCCCACAACTGGGAGGGTCTCACCAAGCTGTGGTAG
- the sad1 gene encoding spindle pole body protein Sad1 has protein sequence MFGSTPIHSRLKGGSSSGGGFGRPANQPARPLTDGFNGPSAAAVDGNSQFDRVQSNEGADSFLSPVKRLNPMDIRELEDEYEDIVDGSVYSIPPPQTLSGLNGNGVTAEDTPSRLSEVSPSFRYDFSGQNQQDQQNQQNQQAQEREEEPFYLSQRESEGYEEPPTQQPHQHPQPPGSRQRRSRFNFNSLETIPDASPIGAQWGLTPIKLPQNTIQMPYREEGDVMESVDTASGSDQSDNQKHSEMDEGELTTVQENTGLWGRRSKPQLWGDVDTEKTQQQQLIKPTPQKGRTFKSPKTSPGNSRKINSSMNGNMRTNQLIANISNRSFNDEGDSTEIDDNDEGGLSAETIIYAVKSVLKPIHRSVVIIFNTIWISLRDLITPGLVQVVLAVAVLAIALYGGVYVVSKSGFSFQPSQSPSDPFVAPVGPPIDLEQWSSRLMSIESKLSHDSSHYSSLEAWLKDGFEKLQSSFGDLESQYHQELKSISQTLAQIGSQVSDQDDWSQKADKVLQEDRKLLYRLQQIISAQAEDFTNVYRALDEQKTSISEVASSLENIKDITNSNNEIDLDKFVSWDGLERKLATGINQLQEDFSRQIDQVSGKINGIVSEVLEKQRADFDSSATLDQFKSALSYFEEILNNQHDKLTEQLSKVETDVRDVYQSVDSRLREQKVQMDQDLSYRLANYKQANRPARKFDKPNFADRNIGAKINKLVTSPSFNPLDYAPFFYRNYRIFLGFFGIGKYIVHSSDNVLTPTMEPGKCWPIKGSRANLGISLPTDVELDSVGVEHIFHKSAIDPSTAPRLVSFWVEIPDPAKRQELEQLLGHSPQKNVGLPSSYVEVVSFEYNVFADEPLQVFELPLAVRHQKLRAKNVAFHFEENWGHPAASCIYRLLAFGNPSRASAEIGQDQTPGTQPKALETSYEQQEVGDEAGFGDDDALA, from the coding sequence ATGTTCGGAAGTACTCCCATACACAGCCGGTTGAAGGGAGGAAGTTCCAGCGGTGGCGGGTTTGGCAGGCCAGCGAATCAGCCTGCTCGGCCGCTGACTGACGGGTTTAATGGTCCAAGCGCAGCTGCTGTAGACGGGAACAGCCAGTTTGATCGTGTTCAGAGTAACGAAGGAGCTGACTCTTTTTTGTCGCCTGTTAAGAGACTGAATCCAATGGATATTAGAGAGTTGGAGGACGAGTATGAAGATATTGTTGATGGCAGTGTTTACTCGATCCCGCCGCCTCAAACTTTGTCGGGCTTGAATGGAAATGGGGTAACTGCAGAAGATACACCCAGTAGACTGTCAGAAGTATCTCCTTCGTTCAGATACGATTTTTCTGGACAGAACCAGCAGGACCAGCAGAACcaacagaaccagcagGCTCAAGAACGTGAGGAAGAACCGTTTTATTTGTCTCAGAGGGAGTCTGAAGGATATGAAGAGCCTCCAACGCAGCAGCCTCATCAACATCCTCAACCACCTGGTTCTCGACAACGCCGTTCAAGATTTAATTTCAACTCGCTGGAGACTATTCCTGACGCTTCGCCAATTGGTGCTCAATGGGGATTGACTCCTATAAAACTGCCGCAAAACACAATTCAGATGCCGTATCGTGAGGAGGGGGATGTTATGGAGTCTGTGGACACGGCATCAGGCTCGGATCAATCTGACAATCAAAAACATTCTGAAATGGATGAGGGCGAATTGACTACTGTGCAAGAGAATACTGGACTATGGGGACGGAGATCTAAGCCTCAACTTTGGGGTGATGTGGACACTGAAAAAAcgcaacagcaacaactgATCAAACCAACTCCCCAAAAAGGACGAACATTCAAGTCACCAAAGACATCTCCTGGAAACTCCAGGAAAATTAATAGCTCTATGAATGGTAACATGCGTACAAACCAGCTTATTGCTAATATCAGCAATCGATCGTTTAATGATGAGGGTGATTCAACTGAGATTGACGACAATGACGAGGGTGGGCTGTCAGCAGAGACGATTATTTATGCAGTCAAGTCGGTATTGAAGCCTATTCACAGATCGGTAGTGATAATATTCAACACTATTTGGATTTCGCTTAGAGACTTGATAACTCCTGGCCTGGTACAGGTTGTGCTTGCGGTTGCTGTGCTGGCTATTGCTCTATATGGCGGGGTCTACGTAGTATCCAAATCTGGTTTCTCGTTTCAACCATCTCAGTCTCCGTCTGATCCGTTTGTGGCACCTGTCGGCCCTCCAATTGATTTGGAACAGTGGTCGAGTCGTCTTATGTCTATCGAATCGAAACTATCGCATGATTCTAGCCATTATTCATCGCTTGAAGCTTGGCTCAAAGAcggttttgaaaaattgcAGAGCAGTTTTGGAGATTTGGAATCCCAGTATCATCAGGAGCTCAAATCTATATCGCAGACTCTGGCCCAAATCGGCTCGCAAGTCAGTGACCAGGATGACTGGTCGCAGAAAGCTGATAAGGTTCTGCAAGAGGATCGTAAATTACTATACAGATTACAGCAGATAATTAGTGCTCAGGCTGAGGACTTTACGAATGTCTATAGAGCATTGGATGAACAGAAAACGAGTATTTCTGAGGTCGCTTCTTCGTTAGAAAATATCAAGGATATTACTAACAGTAATAACGAGATTGATCTTGATAAGTTTGTTTCATGGGATGGATTAGAAAGAAAGCTGGCTACGGGTATTAATCAGTTACAAGAAGACTTTTCTAGACAGATTGATCAAGTCAGCGGGAAAATTAACGGCATTGTCAGTGAAGTTTTAGAAAAGCAGCGTGCTGACTTTGACTCCAGTGCGACGCTGGATCAGTTTAAATCAGCGTTGTCTTATTTCGAAGAAATTTTAAACAACCAGCATGATAAGTTGACAGAACAACTGTCTAAAGTTGAAACAGATGTTCGAGACGTGTACCAATCAGTTGACTCTCGGTTGCGAGAACAAAAGGTGCAAATGGACCAGGACCTGAGTTACCGGCTGGCTAATTATAAACAAGCAAACCGTCCCGCCCGTAAATTTGACAAACCGAATTTCGCAGATCGAAACATTGGCGCCAAAATTAATAAACTCGTCACCTCGCCAAGTTTCAATCCATTGGACTATGCCCCTTTTTTCTACCGAAACTATCGCATTTTCCTGGGATTCTTTGGAATTGGTAAATATATAGTTCACAGCAGTGACAATGTTCTCACGCCCACCATGGAGCCTGGCAAGTGTTGGCCAATTAAAGGCTCACGAGCTAACTTGGGAATCTCGCTGCCCACGGATGTTGAATTGGACTCGGTTGGAGTAGAACATATTTTCCACAAATCGGCTATTGACCCCAGCACTGCACCCAGATTGGTGTCGTTTTGGGTCGAGATTCCTGATCCTGCTAAGAGACAAGAGCTCGAGCAGCTCCTTGGACATTCTCCGCAGAAAAATGTGGGCTTGCCATCATCATATGTTGAGGTCGTTTCGTTCGAATACAATGTTTTTGCAGATGAACCTCTGCAAGTATTCGAGCTACCTCTTGCGGTTCGACACCAAAAATTAAGGGCTAAGAATGTGGCCTTCCACTTTGAGGAAAATTGGGGACACCCAGCAGCCAGTTGTATCTACCGGTTGTTGGCATTTGGTAACCCGTCCAGGGCCTCTGCTGAAATTGGCCAGGACCAGACACCCGGAACCCAGCCAAAGGCACTCGAAACGTCGTATGAGCAACAAGAAGTTGGCGACGAGGCCGGatttggtgatgatgatgctcTTGCTTGA